A stretch of Clostridium formicaceticum DNA encodes these proteins:
- a CDS encoding glycyl-radical enzyme activating protein gives MTINQLKLKVKGTVFDLQRFSLHDGPGIRTIVFLKGCPLSCRWCSNPESQPKNLQLMYMSKNCMDCKQCLKVCPTGAIDFHLSSRINHSKCNQCGKCVEVCYCNALNMAGAIQTVEEVVAELEKDTIHYRRSGGGITLSGGEPLAQPEFTEELLKACKVKGWHTAIETTAYASEDALKSVLPWVDLVLLDIKHMDSHKHQAYIGQTNEIILKNCKTIAAAGLQVIVRIPIIPNFNDSIGDVEAIAAFARSLGVVEEIHILPYHRLGQSKYEYLGHEYQMKGVESPKKDHMMSLKKAIEVCGLSCKIGGIS, from the coding sequence GTGACAATCAATCAATTAAAACTAAAAGTAAAGGGAACGGTTTTCGATCTTCAGCGATTTTCTTTACATGATGGGCCAGGAATTCGTACCATTGTATTTCTAAAAGGCTGTCCATTATCCTGTAGATGGTGCAGCAATCCAGAGTCACAACCAAAAAATCTACAGTTAATGTATATGTCAAAAAACTGTATGGACTGTAAGCAATGTTTGAAGGTTTGTCCTACTGGAGCCATTGATTTTCATCTTTCCAGCAGAATTAACCACAGTAAATGCAATCAATGCGGAAAGTGTGTTGAAGTTTGCTATTGCAATGCATTAAATATGGCAGGCGCCATTCAAACAGTAGAAGAGGTGGTAGCTGAACTAGAAAAGGATACCATCCATTATAGACGCTCCGGCGGAGGAATTACCCTTTCAGGAGGAGAACCACTAGCACAGCCTGAATTCACAGAAGAATTATTAAAAGCTTGCAAAGTAAAGGGTTGGCACACAGCTATAGAGACTACAGCCTATGCAAGTGAAGATGCCTTAAAAAGCGTATTGCCTTGGGTAGATTTAGTATTACTAGATATTAAACATATGGATTCCCATAAACATCAAGCCTATATCGGCCAAACAAACGAAATCATATTAAAGAATTGTAAAACAATTGCAGCAGCTGGTCTTCAAGTAATTGTACGAATTCCCATTATTCCAAACTTTAACGACAGCATTGGGGATGTTGAAGCGATTGCTGCCTTTGCCCGTAGTCTTGGGGTGGTTGAGGAAATACATATTCTTCCTTATCATCGTTTGGGGCAAAGCAAATACGAATATTTAGGCCATGAATATCAGATGAAGGGAGTCGAAAGCCCTAAGAAGGATCATATGATGTCTTTAAAAAAGGCTATAGAAGTCTGCGGTCTGTCATGTAAAATTGGTGGCATCAGTTAG